In Thermofilum pendens Hrk 5, the sequence GCCCATCACGGTGACGGTCGAGGAGGCGAGGGAGGCGGTCAGGGCGGCGGAGAAGGCAGGGGTGAAGCTCATGGTTGGCTACATGCGGCGATTCGACGACGCGTACAGCGCGGCTAAGGCGAGGATAGCTAGGGGCGAGATCGGGGAGCCACTGGTATTCATAAACATCGCGAGGGATCCGGGCCCGCCGCCGGGGTGGGCGCAGGACCCGAGGCTGAGCGGAGGGATATTCCTGGACATGCTCAGCCACGACTTCGACATGGCGAGGTTCCTGGTCGGGAGGGAGGTCAAGGAGGTCTACGTGAAGGGGGAGGCGGCTCTCTACGACGAGATCAGGCAGAAGGGCGACCTCGACCTCGTCACGATAAGCTTCACGTTCGAGGGGAAGGGCTACGGCCTCATACACGGGAGCCGTAAGAGCGTGTTCGGCTACGACCTGCGGACGGAGGTGCTCGGCACGGAGGGGACAGTGTACGTAGGGTCCCAGGTCGACCCGAACCTGGCTGTGGGGACGAAGCAGGGGCTGAGCTACAGGGGAGTTCAGTGGTTCTGGTCTAGGTTCTACGACGCGTACGTCAGGGAGGACGAGGCCTTCGTCAGCTCTATACTGAAGGACGAGGAGCCCCCGATAACCGGCGTGGACGGGCTTAGGGTCGTCGAGATCGCGGAGGCCTGCTGGAAGAGCTGGAGGGAGGGCAGGCCCGTAACGGTCGAGCGCTCCGCGTAGCGCGCAAGCGTGCACGAAGCGCGATATTTTTTCTCGCGCTACTCTTCCCAGTATTTCCTCGTCCTCGTGTAGTTAGCCTCGGCTACGAGGATGTTCCTCGCAAGGGTCTCCGGGTCCGTCCCCTTCGAAAGGATGCTCTTGGCTGTGGTAGGCCCTATCCCGTGGCCGGCTAGCACGAAGACCGCTGGGTAGCCGTAGGAGAGTACCAGCGAGGCGGACTGCCTGACTTTCTCCACGAACTTCTTCTCCTCGGGGGAGAGCTTCCCACCCTTCCGCCACTTCTCCAGCACCGGGAGCTTTTCCTCCTCGTACGGCCTAAGCACCGCTAAGGCCCTCGAGCCGCACTTGGGGCAGGAGGGGTACGCCTTCGCCTCCACCACCCTCATCGTGGCGTGCCAGTTGCCGCAGTGGACGCAGTAGAGTAGCACGTGGGTGTTCTCAATCCTCTTCACGACCGCGCTGACCATGCTGGAAACGGGGAGCTCGGAGGCCAGCGCGCCGGCCTTTACGACGGGCTTCTCGAATATAAGCTGGGCCAGCGGGCTCAGCTCGGGGAGCCTCTTGAACACGAGGGGTCTCCTGCCCTCCGAGACCTCCCTGACGAACTCCTCGACAGCCTCCAGGTCGAAGTACTCGAAGAGGCAGGTCCTCAACGCCTCCCTGTCCAGGGGTGTTCCCCTCATCCTCTTCCTCAGGCTTGACATCAGCCCCGGCTCCGGCTTAGACTTCTTCACGTCGACTACCCCCATCTTGGAGGCTACGTGCGAAAACGCTAGCGCGTACGAGTTGCTCTCTCTGACCACCTCCTCTAGGTTCCTGAGCGACCACTCGAGCCCGCTCCTCAGGCTCTCCAGCACCCTCTGGTCCGGTACCTCGTACTCGGTGACCACTAGGACCCTGTAGGGGTCTGCGAAGTACCTCGCTGAGGACCCCGTGTACCCCCGCACAGCGTGTGCGAGTAGGAGCGCGAGCAGGTTGTTGCCCTTCGTGCCCAGGTAGGAGTGCAGGGTTATAGCTGTCTTGCCCTTGTAGCTGGCGACCTCCGCGACGGCGTTGCGGTCGCTGGGCACTACGCCCAGTAGCCTCTTCTCCTCCTCGATTATCCTTACGAGCTTCTCGAAGGCTTTCTCGGGTATCGCGTACTCCTTCCTCAGCTTCTCGAGCTCCTCGGGGTTGCCGAGGCTTTCCCCGATCCTCCTGTAGAGGGAGCCCACCTCCCTCGCTACCTTCGCGTCCACGGGTAGGGTCATGCCGGTCCAGATGGGCGGCTCCCCGAACTCCTCCACGTTCTCGACTACGTAGACCTTGTTGGCATCCACGTCTACCTCCTCCACCGTCCAGGCTTTCCCGCCGAGTATTATCACCCTGCCCTTGTCGACCAGGGACGCGAACGCGTAGTCCAGCGCGCCTATAGTCCTCCTAGACGCCATGTCGACGACGTCGAAGGATAGGGTCTCCGGGATCATGGAGGCGGAGCCGTAGTAGTAGGAGATAGTCCTCCTCCCCATCTTGACGCGCTCTCCGTCGAACCTAACGACGCCTAGGGAGTCGAGGAACTCGAGGAGTTGCTTCAGCTCGCCCAGGCTAAGGTCGCGGAACGGGGCGGAGCGCGTGACGACCTCGTGGACCGTGTACACGTCTAGGTCCCGGTACTCGAGCACGAGGCCCGCCACCTGGTGCGAGAGCACGTCGAGAGGCTTCTCGTGGAACCCCTGCTTCTCGAGCGCCCTCAGGTACACTCTGCGCGCGAGGACCGCGGACTCGACTGCGTCCTCCAGGTACAGCGGGACTATGACCCCGCGGGAGACCTCCGAGAGGCTGTGCCCAGCCCTGCCCACCCTTTGCGCCAGCTTTATTGCCTGCCTGGGCGACCCGAACTGCACTACGAGCCTCGCGTACCCTATGTCCACGCCGAGCTCTAGGCTCGACGTAGCGACGATCGCGTCTACCCTGCCGCTCTTGAAGAGCCGCTCAGCCTCCTCCCTCTCCTGGCGGGAGAGGCTCCCGTGGTGCACCCTCACGTTCAAGCCGTAGTCGCGGGCGAGAACCCTCCCGATGAACTCCGCTGTGTCGCGCGTATTGGTGAACACTATCACGCCGCCGCCCCTGCACAGCTCGGCGACGCGCTTAACCCTCCCGGCGAGATCTCCCTCCTCGTCGATGTCCTCTACTACCAGCTCGTAGGCTTTACGCTCGAACCACTCGACGACTGTCCCCACCCTCCCGCCTGAGAGTAGCCTGAGCGCCGCCTCAGGGTCCCTCAGCGTAGCCGAGAGCCCGACGACGCGGAGCCCCGGCGAGATAAGCCTAAGCCTCTCGAGCGCCAGCGATAGCTGCGCCCCCCTCTTGTCGTCGAGTAGCTCGTGCACCTCGTCCACTACGACCCACCGGGTATTCTTCAAGTGCTCCCTGTACCTCCCGTCCACCAGCAGGAACTGCGTAGTCTCCGGCGTGGTGATGAGCATGTGCGGAGGAGACTCGGCTATCCTCCTGCGAACCCTCTGCGGCGTATCCCCGTGCCTCACTTCCGCCTCGAAGCCCAGGGCGCGAAAAAGCTCCACCATCCTGTCGTATATGTCCCTGTTGAGAGCACGTAGAGGCGTGACGTAGAGCGCGTATATGGGCTTCCCACCCTTCTCGACGAGATCCCGGAGAACGGGCAGAACCGCCGCCTCCGTTTTCCCGGCACCCGTGGGGGCGGAGATGAGCATGTTGGGGTACACTCTGGAGAGCTCTAGCGACTTCACCTGCACGTAGTTCAGCTCCCTGTACCCAAACCTGGAGAGAGCCTCGAGGATCCTTCCGGGTAGTAGGTCCCCGAGCTCCTCCAACCTACGGGAGCCTCCCCGATCCCTCCCCTTGACAACTTCGCCAAGCATCGAACTCCCTTCTCCTTTCGCATGAACGCTAAAAAGGCTTTCAGCGCGCGTGTAGCTTGCAAGCTACCATGCAAGGCGCCCGCCCCCCTTTTGCGTTGCGCGCAAGTTTAATACCTTGAGCAGTGTAGTTTTAGCGTCGATGGACGAGATAGAGGAGTACGCTAGGAGGCTTGGAGGGCTGATACGCGAGAAGGGTAGGCTAACGGTAGACGAGATACTAGACTGGGGGCAGAGGGAGGGGCTCAACTCTCTCACTTTGTACATGGTCGTGGAGAGCCTCCTGGAGGACGCCTCCTTCAAGCCGAGCGGGGAAAGGAGGGTAATAGACTCCTACTTAAACCTGGAGCTCCCGGAGAAGGTTGAATACGTAGCCGCGAAGGCTGAGGAGAAAGCCGGGGAGGTCCCCGCGAAGGCTCCTCCGCGCCCCAGGGAGGAGAAGGGGAGGAAGCCCAAAAAGCAACCTCCACGCGTGAAGCCGTCGAGGGAGCGCTCCCTCCTGGAGTTCTTCGGGGAAGAGCGGGAGGAGCCCTCTCGGGAGGAGCCGGTCGAGCGGGGAGAAGAGGGCGGCGAGGAGCCTGAACGAAGGGAGGAGCCTGCCCCTGAACCCGCGGCGGAGCCCCGGGCGAGCGTCGGGGTTCAAGAGGTAGACTGTAGCGAGGTCTCGGACCTGCTGGGGAACGAGGCTTACGAGAGGGCTTTAAGGTACCTTTGCACGTACTGGAGCATCGGGCTCTTAAGGCTGATGGACGACCTGATTAGGATGGGGGTCAAGGAGCCGAGGAAGTTCCTGGCGGAGCTGGCGAAGAGGGGTCTCATAGAGGTGACGGAGCTGGAGGTCGTCAACGCGAAGGAGAAGCTCCTCAAGCTTTCCGAGTGCTTCGGCAAGGATAGAAGCACGCTTGTCGATCTACTACCTATCTAGGCTTCCTTCTTGTGGCTCTTCGCAACGGGAACGTAGATCGGTACTCGGCTATTCTTATCGTAGGCAACAACGACGCCGCGCGACTCCAGCTCTCTCAGCACTTTCTTAGCCCTGCTGAGCTTTAGAGAGAACTTCGAAGCCAGCACGTACGGCGTGACGTACTTGAGCCCCCTGATCTCCTTTATCACGTGCTCCAGCGATACCTCCGTAAGGTTGCCCGTAGAAGCTTCTAGCTTCATCTGGGGCTTCTTTCCTCCTTCCTCCTTTTTCTTCTCCTCCTTCGTTACCCTTTTCTCGAGCTGCGAGACCGTGGGCCTCTTCTTCCCTCCGCCCATTGCCTACACCCTCACAGTAAGCTCTAGCCTTCCTTAAAAAGCTTATCGCGCGCGGCGACGCTAGACGTCCGTGACTCCGTCCTCCGTTATCGCGAACGCTACCTCTTTCTCTGCGTGCTTCGGGCTGTCGATTATGCGGGCTATGCGCTTACCCTCCTTGGCTTTTCTAAGCCAGATCCTGTACGTGCACCCGTGCGCCATTATGTTTCCACCGGCGGGTTTCAGCGGGTTTCCGAAGAATATGTCGGGCGAAGCCATTACCTGATTTGTCACGACAACCGCTAGGTTGTAGAGGCTCGCGAGCCTGTGTAGCTGGCTTATATGCTTGTTGAGCTTCTGTTGCCTCGAGGCGAGGTTCTCTCTGCCCGGGTACTCAGCCCTGAAGTGGTTGATGAGGCTGTCGACTATGATTAGCCTGATGTTGTACTTTTCGATGTACTTCTTCGCCTCGTCTATTAGAAGCATCTGGTGGTCGCTGTTGTAGGCTCTCGCGTATATTATGTTTTCTAGTGTTTTTTCTGGGTCTAGGCCTCTGGCCCTTGCTATCTGTACTATTCTCTCGGGCCTGAACGTTCCCTCTGTGTCCACGTACAGTGCCCTGGCGTTGAGCCCTCCCTTATCCTTCGGCAGCTGGACCATCACGCTGAGCTGGTGGCATATCTGAGTCTTACCAGCACCAAACTCCCCGATAAACTCAGTAATACTACCAACCTCAATACCACCCTCAAGCAAATCATCAAGACTACGAACACCAGTACTGATGTACTCGATGTTCTTCCTCTTCTCGAACAGTGTCTTCGCGGTTATAAACTCCTCTCCCCTGTTCACCAGCCTCTGCGCAGACCTGATTATAGCCATGGCTCTTTCCTCGGAGCCGAGGACTAGCGCTAGCTCGTGGGCAGAGGCAAACGCGAGGTCTCGAACAGTGTAGAACCCGGCCGCCCTGAGCTTCTGGGCCGTTATCCTTCCAACGCCTTCAAGGTCCTCCAGCCTTATCTCTCCCTCGGGTACCTCCTCGGGCGGGGCCTCCGCCGCGGCCTCGCCGAGGATATCCTCTACTAGCTCGTCTACGTTTACTTCCTCCTCTACCTTTTCCTCCTTCTCCTCTACCTCCTCGGTTTTCGCGCGTTTAGGCATCTTCAAGCACTATGAGAACTTCGCGGACCCTCTATTTATACGTTACGATACAGTACACCGAAAGTAAAACTCCGAGCGGAAGGGCTATACGCACGAATAGCTTTTTAACCCTAGAGGCTGTATTCCGGCATATGACGGTTGAATACCTGGACTT encodes:
- the iolG gene encoding inositol 2-dehydrogenase: MPKVRIGVAGLGRIGRVHAEIILTRLENAELVAVADVVESLARSVGEKYRVKWYTNFDAMLKDPEVDAVFITTPTNLHKEMIVKAAEAGKHVFTEKPITVTVEEAREAVRAAEKAGVKLMVGYMRRFDDAYSAAKARIARGEIGEPLVFINIARDPGPPPGWAQDPRLSGGIFLDMLSHDFDMARFLVGREVKEVYVKGEAALYDEIRQKGDLDLVTISFTFEGKGYGLIHGSRKSVFGYDLRTEVLGTEGTVYVGSQVDPNLAVGTKQGLSYRGVQWFWSRFYDAYVREDEAFVSSILKDEEPPITGVDGLRVVEIAEACWKSWREGRPVTVERSA
- a CDS encoding DEAD/DEAH box helicase, whose translation is MLGEVVKGRDRGGSRRLEELGDLLPGRILEALSRFGYRELNYVQVKSLELSRVYPNMLISAPTGAGKTEAAVLPVLRDLVEKGGKPIYALYVTPLRALNRDIYDRMVELFRALGFEAEVRHGDTPQRVRRRIAESPPHMLITTPETTQFLLVDGRYREHLKNTRWVVVDEVHELLDDKRGAQLSLALERLRLISPGLRVVGLSATLRDPEAALRLLSGGRVGTVVEWFERKAYELVVEDIDEEGDLAGRVKRVAELCRGGGVIVFTNTRDTAEFIGRVLARDYGLNVRVHHGSLSRQEREEAERLFKSGRVDAIVATSSLELGVDIGYARLVVQFGSPRQAIKLAQRVGRAGHSLSEVSRGVIVPLYLEDAVESAVLARRVYLRALEKQGFHEKPLDVLSHQVAGLVLEYRDLDVYTVHEVVTRSAPFRDLSLGELKQLLEFLDSLGVVRFDGERVKMGRRTISYYYGSASMIPETLSFDVVDMASRRTIGALDYAFASLVDKGRVIILGGKAWTVEEVDVDANKVYVVENVEEFGEPPIWTGMTLPVDAKVAREVGSLYRRIGESLGNPEELEKLRKEYAIPEKAFEKLVRIIEEEKRLLGVVPSDRNAVAEVASYKGKTAITLHSYLGTKGNNLLALLLAHAVRGYTGSSARYFADPYRVLVVTEYEVPDQRVLESLRSGLEWSLRNLEEVVRESNSYALAFSHVASKMGVVDVKKSKPEPGLMSSLRKRMRGTPLDREALRTCLFEYFDLEAVEEFVREVSEGRRPLVFKRLPELSPLAQLIFEKPVVKAGALASELPVSSMVSAVVKRIENTHVLLYCVHCGNWHATMRVVEAKAYPSCPKCGSRALAVLRPYEEEKLPVLEKWRKGGKLSPEEKKFVEKVRQSASLVLSYGYPAVFVLAGHGIGPTTAKSILSKGTDPETLARNILVAEANYTRTRKYWEE
- a CDS encoding PolB1-binding protein PBP2 family protein, with amino-acid sequence MSSVVLASMDEIEEYARRLGGLIREKGRLTVDEILDWGQREGLNSLTLYMVVESLLEDASFKPSGERRVIDSYLNLELPEKVEYVAAKAEEKAGEVPAKAPPRPREEKGRKPKKQPPRVKPSRERSLLEFFGEEREEPSREEPVERGEEGGEEPERREEPAPEPAAEPRASVGVQEVDCSEVSDLLGNEAYERALRYLCTYWSIGLLRLMDDLIRMGVKEPRKFLAELAKRGLIEVTELEVVNAKEKLLKLSECFGKDRSTLVDLLPI
- a CDS encoding 30S ribosomal protein S25e is translated as MGGGKKRPTVSQLEKRVTKEEKKKEEGGKKPQMKLEASTGNLTEVSLEHVIKEIRGLKYVTPYVLASKFSLKLSRAKKVLRELESRGVVVAYDKNSRVPIYVPVAKSHKKEA
- the radA gene encoding DNA repair and recombination protein RadA, which produces MPKRAKTEEVEEKEEKVEEEVNVDELVEDILGEAAAEAPPEEVPEGEIRLEDLEGVGRITAQKLRAAGFYTVRDLAFASAHELALVLGSEERAMAIIRSAQRLVNRGEEFITAKTLFEKRKNIEYISTGVRSLDDLLEGGIEVGSITEFIGEFGAGKTQICHQLSVMVQLPKDKGGLNARALYVDTEGTFRPERIVQIARARGLDPEKTLENIIYARAYNSDHQMLLIDEAKKYIEKYNIRLIIVDSLINHFRAEYPGRENLASRQQKLNKHISQLHRLASLYNLAVVVTNQVMASPDIFFGNPLKPAGGNIMAHGCTYRIWLRKAKEGKRIARIIDSPKHAEKEVAFAITEDGVTDV